The Aulosira sp. FACHB-615 genome contains a region encoding:
- a CDS encoding SUMF1/EgtB/PvdO family nonheme iron enzyme has protein sequence MPKIVINRIQKTAQYYLEKLGNKIGLEMVLIPGGSFMMGSPENELERSDSESPQHLVNIQQFCIGKYQVTQEQWRAVAGLPQINKELDVDPSYFRGDKRPVEQVSWYDAVEFCDRLAAHTKRNYRLPSEAEWEYACRAGKTTPFHFGETITPELANYNAEYTYGAGVKGIYRGQTTDVGSFGVANAFGLYDMHGNVWEWCLDTWHSNYDGAPKNGSWWIDDNNESRLQRGGSWTTTPENCRSAYRTKFDPNVRNRIFGFRIVCAFPEANSSDDLRSERAINYTKLRDLLAAKKWKEADNETNLVMLQAVGKRELGGLLDSDELLEFPCTDLRTINNLWVKYSNGHFGFSVQKNIYLEVTDKLDIYDPVAWERFCELIGWRVNKNWINSLNITFDTYALKGHLPLVWDWLPVASSEATRMRLSVFSCMETCKV, from the coding sequence ATGCCAAAAATAGTTATAAACCGAATACAAAAAACAGCACAATACTACCTAGAGAAATTGGGTAATAAAATTGGGTTAGAAATGGTTCTGATACCTGGGGGCAGTTTTATGATGGGTTCCCCAGAGAATGAATTAGAGCGCAGTGATTCAGAAAGCCCTCAGCATCTAGTAAACATTCAGCAATTTTGCATAGGCAAGTATCAAGTCACTCAAGAGCAGTGGAGAGCAGTCGCAGGATTACCACAGATAAACAAAGAACTAGATGTTGATCCATCATATTTCAGGGGGGATAAGCGACCTGTTGAGCAGGTGTCCTGGTATGATGCAGTGGAATTTTGCGATCGCCTAGCTGCTCATACAAAAAGAAATTACCGTTTGCCCAGTGAAGCAGAATGGGAATATGCGTGTCGTGCTGGTAAGACAACTCCATTTCATTTTGGTGAAACAATCACACCAGAACTGGCTAATTATAATGCGGAGTATACTTACGGTGCTGGAGTCAAAGGAATATATCGAGGACAAACAACAGATGTAGGCAGTTTTGGAGTAGCCAACGCTTTTGGATTGTACGATATGCACGGGAATGTTTGGGAATGGTGTCTAGACACTTGGCATAGTAACTATGATGGAGCGCCTAAAAATGGAAGCTGGTGGATAGATGATAATAATGAATCTCGATTACAGCGTGGTGGTTCTTGGACTACTACGCCTGAAAATTGCCGTTCTGCTTATCGCACTAAATTTGATCCCAACGTCCGCAACAGAATTTTTGGTTTTCGCATAGTATGTGCTTTCCCAGAAGCAAATTCATCGGATGACTTGAGATCAGAAAGAGCCATAAACTACACCAAACTGCGCGACTTATTAGCAGCAAAAAAATGGAAAGAAGCGGACAATGAAACTAATTTAGTGATGTTACAGGCTGTAGGAAAAAGAGAGCTTGGTGGATTATTAGATTCAGACGAACTTTTAGAATTTCCTTGTACCGATCTTCGTACAATTAACAATTTATGGGTTAAATATAGCAATGGACACTTTGGATTTAGCGTTCAGAAAAACATTTACTTAGAAGTTACTGATAAGCTAGACATTTATGATCCCGTAGCTTGGGAGAGATTCTGCGAACTCATTGGATGGAGAGTTAATAAAAACTGGATCAACTCTTTAAATATAACTTTTGACACCTATGCACTTAAAGGACACCTTCCTTTGGTATGGGATTGGCTTCCTGTTGCAAGCTCCGAAGCTACCAGGATGCGCTTATCTGTCTTTTCTTGTATGGAGACTTGTAAAGTTTAA
- a CDS encoding SAV_2336 N-terminal domain-related protein yields the protein MIERVIAILQEAGFKFTATELADIFWLAVHIESSQQQPHQQPVKSATSLQPSKPDSSNTPVTTSKSQATELPVTSVNEPSSSVVLPSPPTQKPSPTENSEAIPIKIPAAKALRNSLALGRALRPLMRKVPSPTEKILDEEATVQRFAEDQIGIPVLKSTPERWLELALVVEETSITEIWEQTIREFQLLLKHHGAFRDVRTWKLKNSETEIQLLSENSTGFDESTSHKPDVLIDPKGRRLILLVSDCISPIWRQQLIHPVLELWGQRALITILQLLPEKLWDRTALVDEIPVLLSTFAPGIYNSQLIAQLWDEDDIDELSSDNNKDKSKTIKSLTSIPIITLESEPLLRWSKVIAGQGNISTAGFKFYSVSHQEKTTSNESYSQATQKLEASDLVNLFRANASLQARRLAGLMATVPVSVSVVNLIRETLLPDAREIHVAEVFMSGLLKRLPVLHQDDTEYLTYEFVDGVRELLRDFVPPNKQISAIDLVITKVSEFVAKRLGISIKEFDAQLLTHNDGALASKLRPFAKLKAQVLRQLGGKYALEAEKIELNQFLQEYAGEYICAVKWGGEAGTWHEGLEHLLISSKGEVQFRSRFGLAAIQNSKFEGQTLSWSFDDNQTAASVTFKVDSENSYFWEEHQTGKLFEGWLNYPNEGRIDFRGRFEEVSVDPQFQLFSFEVAIVTLKDEPLINLLPFAFEVATIEEKKSGGFLGFGQKTELAIKRSRQQSQYFIEELGNDVQLKMVQIPGGEFMMGAPKSEKDSSDSERAQHQVIVQPFFIGKYPITQAQWKAVAEFPTVNQKLDPDPSRFKGANRPVEKVSWYDAVEFCDRLSAYTKRQYRLPSEAEWEYACRAGTTTPFHFGETITSELANYNANYTYGAGVRGTYREETTVVGSFGLANAFGLYDMHGNVWEWCLDDWHSNYKGAPTDGSAWFDDNNNLYQKQGRAVLRGGAWIYYPNYCRSAYRYNDVRDLHNGDNAFRVIYAAGRIP from the coding sequence ATGATAGAGCGAGTGATCGCTATTCTGCAAGAAGCGGGGTTTAAATTTACTGCTACAGAACTAGCAGATATTTTCTGGTTGGCGGTTCACATAGAATCATCGCAACAACAGCCACACCAGCAACCAGTAAAGTCAGCAACATCATTACAACCATCAAAACCAGACTCCTCAAATACACCTGTAACAACTTCAAAATCACAAGCTACTGAACTTCCAGTTACTTCAGTTAACGAACCTTCTTCTTCAGTGGTTCTTCCTTCTCCCCCAACACAAAAGCCAAGCCCCACAGAAAACTCAGAAGCGATTCCTATCAAAATACCCGCAGCAAAAGCATTAAGAAATTCCCTAGCTTTAGGACGTGCGCTTCGTCCTCTGATGCGGAAAGTACCATCTCCTACAGAAAAGATATTGGATGAGGAAGCCACAGTTCAACGCTTTGCAGAAGATCAAATTGGGATACCCGTTCTCAAAAGCACTCCAGAAAGATGGTTAGAGTTAGCTTTAGTAGTTGAAGAAACCAGTATCACTGAAATTTGGGAACAAACTATTAGGGAATTTCAACTACTTCTCAAGCATCATGGTGCTTTTCGGGATGTACGTACTTGGAAATTAAAAAACTCAGAAACTGAAATCCAATTACTTTCGGAAAATAGTACAGGATTTGATGAATCTACTTCGCATAAACCAGATGTATTAATTGACCCCAAAGGCAGACGTTTAATTCTATTGGTAAGTGATTGTATTTCTCCAATTTGGCGACAACAACTAATTCATCCGGTTTTAGAGTTATGGGGGCAGCGTGCTTTAATTACTATTCTTCAGCTACTTCCAGAAAAATTGTGGGATAGAACCGCTTTAGTTGATGAAATTCCAGTTCTACTTTCTACTTTTGCACCTGGAATCTATAATTCCCAGTTAATTGCCCAATTATGGGATGAAGATGATATTGATGAATTGTCAAGTGACAATAATAAAGATAAATCAAAAACTATAAAATCTTTAACTTCTATTCCTATTATTACCCTAGAATCAGAACCTTTACTCAGATGGTCAAAGGTCATAGCAGGTCAAGGGAATATTTCAACAGCAGGATTTAAATTTTATTCTGTTTCTCATCAAGAAAAAACAACCTCGAATGAAAGTTACTCACAAGCCACACAAAAGCTAGAAGCTTCAGATTTAGTTAACTTATTTCGTGCTAATGCTTCTCTACAAGCTAGACGTTTAGCAGGATTAATGGCAACAGTACCTGTGAGTGTATCAGTAGTCAACCTAATTCGGGAAACTTTACTGCCAGATGCGAGAGAAATTCATGTGGCAGAAGTTTTTATGAGCGGGCTGCTAAAACGGTTGCCAGTTTTGCACCAAGATGATACTGAGTATCTTACCTATGAGTTTGTTGATGGTGTAAGAGAGTTATTAAGAGATTTTGTTCCGCCGAATAAACAAATTTCAGCTATTGATTTAGTTATTACTAAAGTATCTGAATTTGTGGCTAAACGATTAGGAATATCAATAAAAGAATTTGATGCACAACTACTTACACACAATGATGGTGCTTTAGCATCTAAACTACGTCCCTTTGCAAAACTTAAAGCTCAAGTTCTTCGACAATTAGGAGGAAAATATGCACTTGAGGCTGAAAAAATTGAGTTAAATCAATTTTTGCAAGAATATGCCGGAGAATATATTTGTGCAGTCAAATGGGGTGGAGAAGCTGGCACTTGGCATGAAGGACTAGAACATTTATTAATTTCCTCAAAAGGTGAAGTGCAGTTCCGTTCTCGCTTTGGTTTAGCGGCAATTCAAAATTCCAAATTTGAAGGGCAAACACTTTCTTGGAGTTTTGACGATAATCAAACTGCTGCTAGTGTCACTTTCAAAGTAGATAGTGAAAATAGTTATTTTTGGGAAGAGCATCAAACAGGTAAGTTATTTGAAGGATGGTTGAATTATCCCAATGAAGGACGAATAGATTTTCGAGGCAGATTTGAGGAAGTATCGGTTGATCCTCAATTCCAGTTATTTTCATTTGAAGTTGCAATTGTTACTCTCAAAGATGAGCCACTTATCAATTTACTGCCTTTTGCATTTGAAGTAGCGACCATTGAAGAAAAAAAATCAGGTGGTTTTTTAGGATTCGGACAAAAAACAGAATTGGCAATCAAGCGTAGTCGTCAGCAATCTCAGTATTTTATCGAAGAACTAGGGAATGATGTTCAGCTAAAAATGGTACAGATTCCTGGTGGTGAATTTATGATGGGCGCTCCCAAAAGTGAGAAAGATAGCAGTGATAGTGAACGCGCTCAACACCAAGTGATTGTTCAGCCTTTCTTCATAGGCAAATACCCCATAACGCAAGCACAGTGGAAAGCAGTAGCAGAATTCCCAACAGTTAACCAAAAACTTGACCCTGATCCATCCAGGTTTAAAGGGGCAAATCGACCTGTAGAGAAGGTTTCTTGGTACGATGCGGTGGAGTTTTGCGATCGCCTGAGTGCTTATACAAAGAGACAGTATCGACTACCAAGTGAAGCAGAATGGGAGTATGCGTGTAGAGCCGGAACAACTACCCCATTCCATTTTGGTGAAACAATTACATCAGAACTGGCTAATTATAATGCTAACTATACTTACGGTGCTGGGGTAAGAGGAACATATCGAGAAGAAACTACAGTTGTAGGCAGTTTTGGATTGGCAAACGCTTTTGGACTGTACGATATGCACGGAAATGTCTGGGAATGGTGTCTAGACGACTGGCATAGTAACTATAAAGGAGCGCCAACAGATGGTAGCGCATGGTTTGATGATAATAATAACCTTTATCAAAAACAAGGAAGAGCTGTGCTGCGAGGTGGGGCCTGGATCTACTATCCTAACTACTGCCGTTCTGCATATCGCTACAACGATGTCCGAGACCTCCACAACGGCGATAATGCTTTTCGTGTGATTTATGCTGCTGGGAGGATTCCTTAG
- a CDS encoding effector-associated domain EAD1-containing protein — translation MKLKGLQFKQLTDALIDAFPEQVRLAEVVRFRLDKNLNAYAMGDDLKAIVFRLIQAAEAEGWVDELIAGARESNPGNQKLFVIAQELKLATPMPTELTARGSLEKIIKKTNSFLNVNTWRESLGKLESQVCRIEITKKNNARSFGTGFLIAPNVVITNYHVIEPIILEKATPNNIILRFDYKQVEGKVINQGTKYCLVQNDWLIDQSPYLPDEETRLPTPDELDYALLRVDGVPGKEAIGTKPEPSSPERGWIKFTDEVYEFVPDTPLFILQHPQGEPLKLGFDTEAIIGVNENGTMVKYRTNTEPGSSGSPCFDINWQLVALHHSGDPAYESAKYNAGTPFSAICSRLDRQDLLQGLLSGEEIW, via the coding sequence ATGAAATTAAAAGGCTTACAATTTAAACAATTAACAGATGCTTTAATTGATGCGTTTCCTGAGCAAGTAAGACTGGCAGAAGTAGTCAGATTTAGATTAGACAAGAATTTGAATGCCTATGCAATGGGGGATGATTTAAAAGCTATTGTTTTTAGATTGATTCAAGCAGCAGAAGCTGAGGGATGGGTTGATGAATTAATTGCAGGTGCGCGTGAGTCCAATCCTGGAAACCAAAAATTGTTTGTGATTGCACAGGAGCTAAAACTTGCTACTCCTATGCCAACAGAACTCACAGCAAGAGGGTCACTAGAAAAAATTATCAAAAAAACGAATAGTTTTCTTAATGTTAATACATGGCGAGAAAGTTTAGGTAAACTTGAGTCACAAGTTTGTCGTATTGAAATTACTAAAAAAAATAATGCTCGTTCTTTTGGTACAGGATTTTTGATTGCACCCAATGTTGTTATTACTAATTATCATGTTATAGAGCCTATAATATTAGAAAAAGCTACTCCTAACAATATAATTTTGCGTTTTGATTATAAACAAGTGGAAGGCAAAGTTATTAACCAGGGGACAAAATATTGTTTAGTACAAAATGATTGGTTGATTGATCAAAGTCCTTATCTTCCAGATGAAGAAACCCGATTACCGACACCCGATGAATTGGACTATGCCTTACTTCGAGTCGATGGAGTTCCAGGAAAAGAAGCTATTGGCACAAAACCAGAGCCAAGTTCCCCAGAAAGAGGATGGATTAAGTTCACTGATGAGGTATATGAATTTGTGCCTGATACCCCACTGTTTATACTGCAACACCCACAAGGTGAGCCATTAAAGCTGGGATTTGATACAGAAGCCATTATTGGTGTTAATGAAAATGGCACAATGGTTAAATACAGAACTAATACTGAACCTGGTTCTTCTGGTTCTCCTTGTTTTGATATTAACTGGCAATTAGTTGCACTACATCATAGTGGAGATCCGGCATACGAAAGCGCCAAATATAATGCGGGAACTCCTTTTAGTGCTATCTGCTCCCGTTTAGATAGGCAAGATTTATTACAGGGTTTATTAAGTGGTGAGGAAATATGGTGA
- a CDS encoding HNH endonuclease — MSFYCLYCNRIRSGKKKSEEEKTKEHFVPKSIGGGRAWHIPVCKNCNRLLGGTYDDELHRLSWMFEFYKSRCIKRVGRAILQNGQLVDVNFSYQEILSNKNIDFQLKCHALDSGKEIPQINIEKIEFELENKKTVIKSYPSILKIALGGAHYLNTRYKLTDKTFFSDLAFAKIREAILGKGNFNPGGNGISSPVVCELLSHKESENIIRRRTTGENKLRHIISLEQENINLVINICLFSFFFWRVIIPMNNDLKITRCEEKFILYELRETTRLITSSMMQHESPIKIVIIINNF; from the coding sequence ATGTCTTTTTATTGCCTTTACTGTAATAGAATCAGAAGTGGAAAGAAAAAATCAGAAGAAGAAAAAACAAAAGAACATTTTGTACCAAAAAGTATTGGTGGTGGTCGCGCTTGGCATATTCCAGTTTGCAAAAACTGTAATAGATTATTAGGAGGAACTTATGATGACGAATTACATCGACTAAGTTGGATGTTTGAATTTTATAAAAGTAGATGTATTAAGAGAGTAGGACGGGCTATTTTACAAAATGGACAGCTAGTTGATGTTAATTTTTCTTATCAGGAAATTCTTTCTAATAAAAATATAGATTTTCAATTAAAATGTCATGCTTTAGATTCAGGAAAAGAAATTCCTCAAATAAACATTGAAAAAATAGAATTTGAATTAGAAAATAAAAAAACTGTTATAAAAAGTTATCCTTCCATTTTGAAAATTGCTTTAGGCGGCGCTCATTATTTAAATACAAGATATAAATTAACTGATAAAACTTTTTTTTCAGACTTAGCATTTGCTAAAATTCGCGAAGCAATCTTGGGCAAAGGAAATTTTAATCCAGGCGGTAATGGTATTTCTAGCCCTGTAGTATGTGAATTACTTTCACATAAAGAATCTGAAAATATTATAAGAAGGCGTACCACCGGAGAAAATAAACTTAGGCATATAATTTCTCTGGAACAAGAAAACATAAATTTAGTAATAAATATATGCTTATTTAGTTTCTTTTTCTGGAGAGTTATTATACCTATGAACAACGATTTAAAAATTACTAGATGTGAAGAAAAATTTATTCTTTATGAGCTAAGAGAAACTACGAGGCTTATTACATCATCAATGATGCAACATGAAAGTCCAATCAAAATTGTTATTATAATCAATAATTTTTAA
- a CDS encoding caspase family protein — protein sequence MGKNWAIVVGINNYDNLQPLKYAKRDAEAMKAWFENEANFDQVFLFTEDSAPIPANPPIPTLPTQGRFKRFLNAQFEEPLLKPEDNLWFFFAGHGKRFVDQDYLMFLDSDPTDYTTAISVDYVTQRLRRCGADNVVLLIDACRDEGDRSGLGVGMQEHKGVITFYSCAASQKSWEIDELQHGSFTYSLLEGLRLQGEANCATVERLEQHLRYRVPELNAYYKKSEQHPSLKAEPPYKMYYILLEQAARIRDVEPLKYQALLAENRGDLLLAKQLWVRVLAVSRGDWEAVEAIERIAMRQGESFEPTITDELTILASGGRSTQELALTQNQAKHEQNSTSQERISRQKFLKWIGLGGITLGDAIVIVGSENFKGQLLTPTSTRTLLPTSNTRIFLLAGTNNKTKIINDLKSELIRAGFNVFGAQQIEDDTRPNEPEVRYFNRSDEEQADIVVKFVRSRLSNQVITAKYYDDSSGKPGYIEIWLGR from the coding sequence ATGGGTAAGAATTGGGCAATTGTAGTCGGGATAAACAATTACGACAACCTTCAGCCACTAAAGTATGCCAAACGAGACGCAGAGGCGATGAAGGCTTGGTTTGAAAATGAAGCGAACTTCGACCAAGTGTTTCTGTTTACCGAAGACTCTGCGCCTATTCCAGCAAATCCGCCAATTCCAACCCTGCCAACTCAAGGGCGTTTTAAGCGATTTCTAAATGCACAGTTTGAAGAACCGTTATTGAAACCAGAAGATAACTTGTGGTTTTTCTTTGCAGGTCATGGGAAGCGTTTTGTAGACCAAGACTATCTGATGTTTTTAGATAGTGACCCAACAGATTATACAACTGCCATCTCTGTTGACTATGTAACGCAAAGGCTACGCAGGTGTGGCGCTGACAATGTAGTATTGTTAATCGATGCTTGCCGGGATGAGGGCGATCGCTCTGGCTTAGGCGTGGGGATGCAGGAACATAAAGGAGTGATTACTTTTTACTCCTGTGCTGCTAGTCAAAAATCATGGGAAATAGATGAATTACAGCATGGCTCATTTACTTACAGCTTGCTAGAGGGATTGCGACTACAGGGCGAAGCCAACTGTGCCACAGTAGAGCGTTTAGAACAACATTTACGCTACAGAGTACCTGAATTAAATGCTTATTATAAAAAATCTGAGCAACATCCGTCTTTAAAAGCGGAGCCGCCCTACAAGATGTACTACATCTTATTAGAGCAAGCAGCCAGGATAAGAGATGTAGAGCCGTTGAAGTATCAAGCATTATTGGCGGAAAATCGGGGTGATCTATTATTAGCGAAGCAATTATGGGTCAGAGTTTTAGCGGTATCTCGTGGTGATTGGGAAGCAGTTGAGGCTATTGAAAGAATTGCTATGCGTCAGGGAGAAAGTTTTGAGCCGACAATCACAGATGAGCTTACAATTCTTGCAAGTGGAGGTAGGTCAACCCAAGAATTGGCATTAACTCAGAATCAAGCAAAACATGAGCAAAATTCAACTAGTCAAGAGCGAATAAGTAGACAAAAGTTTTTAAAGTGGATTGGATTGGGAGGGATAACTTTGGGAGACGCAATTGTAATTGTAGGTAGTGAAAATTTTAAAGGTCAATTACTTACACCTACATCTACACGTACATTACTTCCAACAAGCAATACTAGGATATTCTTGCTGGCAGGAACAAATAATAAAACTAAAATAATAAATGACCTTAAATCTGAGTTAATAAGAGCAGGTTTCAATGTTTTTGGAGCACAACAGATAGAAGATGATACTAGACCAAATGAACCGGAGGTTAGATACTTTAACCGATCTGATGAAGAGCAAGCCGATATAGTAGTTAAGTTTGTGCGCTCACGTTTATCGAATCAAGTAATTACAGCTAAATACTATGATGATTCTAGTGGTAAACCAGGATATATTGAAATTTGGCTTGGTCGATAA
- a CDS encoding MoxR family ATPase, producing MTSWKIFQGNPENPHDGIETLPEPPSWRTFKKQERGSTYRSRKEEIELVNAALYLRRPLLVTGKPGTGKTSLAYAVAKELKLGEVLRWNITTRSTLQQGLYSYDAIGRLQDAKANNQDNLAEIGKYIQLGPLGTALFPSGLKKPRVLLIDEMDKSDIDLPNDLLNIFEEGEFDIPELARIANLDNQDSENKLNEINVKTYDNQTAIIDKGKVKCTEFPFVILTSNGEREFPPAFLRRCLRLDLPQPSREELDNIVKAHLGNDIIEQAEIIIEQFLKRRDQGDLATDQLLNAIYMLTNTANKPDSPMLEPDNEDKVKDKGSKAKLIEHLLRYLNSRDGL from the coding sequence ATGACCTCCTGGAAAATATTTCAAGGCAACCCTGAAAACCCTCATGATGGCATCGAAACCCTTCCTGAACCCCCTAGTTGGCGAACATTTAAAAAACAAGAACGAGGTTCTACTTATCGCTCTAGAAAAGAAGAAATAGAATTAGTCAATGCAGCACTTTATCTACGTCGTCCTTTGTTAGTAACAGGAAAACCAGGGACAGGTAAAACTTCTTTAGCTTATGCAGTAGCTAAGGAATTAAAATTAGGTGAAGTATTGCGGTGGAATATTACTACTCGCTCGACTTTACAACAAGGACTGTATAGCTATGATGCTATTGGACGTTTACAAGATGCTAAAGCAAACAATCAAGATAACTTAGCAGAAATTGGTAAATATATTCAATTAGGCCCGTTGGGGACAGCATTATTTCCTTCAGGCTTGAAGAAGCCCAGGGTGTTATTAATTGATGAAATGGATAAAAGCGATATTGATTTACCTAATGATTTGTTAAATATTTTTGAAGAAGGAGAATTTGATATTCCTGAATTAGCAAGAATAGCTAATTTAGACAATCAAGATAGCGAAAATAAATTGAATGAAATTAATGTAAAAACTTATGACAATCAAACTGCAATTATTGATAAAGGTAAAGTCAAGTGTACAGAATTTCCCTTTGTGATCTTAACAAGTAATGGTGAACGAGAATTTCCACCTGCTTTTTTACGACGTTGTTTAAGATTAGATTTACCACAACCAAGTCGTGAAGAATTAGACAACATTGTCAAAGCTCATTTAGGTAATGATATTATTGAGCAAGCAGAGATAATTATTGAGCAGTTTCTCAAACGGCGAGATCAAGGTGATTTAGCTACAGACCAATTACTCAATGCTATTTATATGTTGACCAATACAGCTAATAAACCTGACTCGCCTATGCTTGAACCTGATAATGAAGATAAAGTCAAAGATAAAGGCTCAAAAGCAAAATTAATAGAACACTTGCTGCGCTACTTAAATAGTAGAGATGGACTATGA
- a CDS encoding effector-associated domain EAD1-containing protein, with product MVLPGKAIEKIRTALKSAFPNRDKLVRMLRIHLDIEESDVPDNSDYSQVIFDLIIRLEQEGWISDLIEGALKEVPGNSALQNLPEILIQIINEKLTSKDDDSLIELVQKLNICSLYILLIKLINLDEKFFRQIKQLYLKSYSELVWYEDWEDTIPSTITEILSSLKKKSQNNEIEYIVNFVSCLSKLLLEQEKNSNPILEQLKIWLQRNTNNCSTLSNSIVNPNTVRNELNTVPTHLLILLSPSQQHQNQYYFVSAWFIHDGRNDEFNYQTAKGYKRLELQNQEKEIFSLTEISILIDDYIEQVIPYLNDNSAQPTIEIFLPYGLLNEAIDTWKIQNEDFPVSMGSLYKVILRSSNRLNKYRFRNVWVQKWNTLISLTQDNCFQCFISGEFSSSAELFSKINQDDVVALTLIKAVPTEDYFKAINTTALPLALWFRQELNVPNFENEIKELLKCLITEIPERVRQRRSSDFSCDYEQRIGHHLSLLWENPYIVPPSKKEYTTP from the coding sequence ATGGTTTTGCCTGGGAAAGCAATAGAAAAAATAAGGACAGCACTTAAATCTGCTTTTCCTAACCGGGATAAATTGGTGAGAATGCTTCGGATTCACCTCGATATAGAAGAATCTGATGTTCCAGATAATAGTGATTATAGTCAAGTCATTTTCGATTTAATAATAAGGCTTGAGCAAGAAGGATGGATCTCAGATTTAATTGAAGGAGCATTGAAAGAAGTCCCTGGAAATTCAGCATTGCAGAATCTACCAGAGATATTAATTCAAATAATTAATGAAAAATTAACGAGCAAAGATGATGATAGCTTAATAGAATTAGTGCAGAAATTAAATATTTGTTCTTTATATATTTTACTAATTAAATTGATTAATTTAGATGAAAAGTTTTTTAGACAAATAAAACAACTTTATTTAAAATCCTATTCTGAATTGGTATGGTATGAAGATTGGGAGGATACAATACCAAGTACTATCACAGAAATTTTGAGTAGCCTTAAAAAGAAATCTCAAAATAACGAGATAGAGTATATAGTAAATTTTGTATCTTGTTTATCAAAACTTTTGTTAGAGCAAGAAAAAAATTCTAACCCTATTTTAGAACAGCTAAAAATTTGGTTGCAGCGTAACACGAATAACTGTTCAACCTTGTCAAATTCCATAGTAAATCCCAATACTGTCAGAAATGAACTAAATACTGTACCCACTCACTTACTTATCTTATTAAGTCCTAGTCAACAACATCAAAACCAATATTATTTCGTTTCAGCTTGGTTTATTCATGATGGGAGAAATGATGAATTTAATTACCAAACAGCAAAGGGCTATAAGCGATTAGAACTTCAAAATCAAGAGAAAGAAATATTTTCGCTTACAGAAATATCTATCTTAATAGATGATTATATTGAACAAGTTATTCCCTATCTCAATGATAACTCTGCCCAACCAACAATTGAAATTTTCTTACCTTATGGGCTATTAAATGAAGCAATTGATACTTGGAAAATTCAGAATGAAGATTTTCCGGTTTCTATGGGTAGTTTATATAAAGTCATTCTTCGTTCTAGTAATCGTTTAAATAAATATCGCTTCAGAAATGTTTGGGTACAAAAATGGAATACTTTAATTAGTTTAACTCAGGATAACTGCTTTCAGTGCTTTATCTCTGGAGAGTTTTCTTCTAGTGCAGAACTTTTTTCAAAAATAAATCAAGATGATGTAGTTGCCTTAACACTAATTAAAGCAGTACCAACAGAGGACTATTTTAAAGCAATTAATACAACTGCACTTCCCCTTGCATTATGGTTCAGGCAGGAACTAAATGTTCCAAATTTTGAAAATGAAATAAAAGAACTACTAAAATGTTTGATAACTGAAATACCAGAGCGAGTTAGGCAGAGACGGTCATCTGATTTTTCTTGCGATTACGAGCAACGTATTGGGCATCATCTCTCGTTGCTATGGGAAAACCCTTATATAGTACCACCTTCCAAAAAAGAGTATACAACACCATGA
- a CDS encoding BRO family protein, translating into MDAITSTPTSPDSPFDRIKKIDEQGYEYWLARELMSILGYQQWRQFEDAIDRAIAACENIGQDSKKHFLRLPAKSSGGRPRNDFKLSRHGCYLTAMNEWRFSKTRNSCCTELLCF; encoded by the coding sequence ATGGATGCAATTACATCAACCCCTACTAGCCCTGATAGCCCTTTTGACCGAATCAAAAAAATTGATGAGCAGGGTTACGAGTATTGGTTAGCCCGTGAGTTAATGTCCATTCTGGGATATCAGCAATGGCGACAATTTGAGGATGCCATAGACCGAGCAATTGCCGCTTGCGAAAACATTGGACAGGACAGCAAAAAACACTTTTTGCGTCTGCCCGCAAAAAGTTCAGGAGGTAGACCCAGAAATGATTTCAAGCTTAGTCGTCATGGTTGTTATCTGACTGCAATGAATGAATGGAGATTCTCGAAAACCAGAAATAGCTGCTGCACAGAATTACTTTGCTTTTAA